The genomic region CGCGACAACCGCGAGCCAGGAGACGCTCACCGCGGTGGCTGTGCCGATCATGGCGAGGATGAGGCCCGAGTAAATGGGGTTTCGGATCCAGCGGTAGGGACCCGTCGTGACGAGTTCGGGGTTGTCCTTCTCCGACATCGGGGCGCCCCAGTTGCGACCGAGGAAGACCCGCGCCCAGATCGCGAGGGTCAATCCCATGACGAACAGAGCAACGCCGAGGCCCGCCAACCACGGATCATGCATCGCATGCCCGCGAAATGCGCGCACCCGGAGTAGCA from Mycobacteriales bacterium harbors:
- a CDS encoding isoprenylcysteine carboxylmethyltransferase family protein, producing MRAIDLVIGFGWLAFWGYWLASAIGVKSGRTRWRRFAGIRVVIALIVLLLLRVRAFRGHAMHDPWLAGLGVALFVMGLTLAIWARVFLGRNWGAPMSEKDNPELVTTGPYRWIRNPIYSGLILAMIGTATAVSVSWLAVVA